Within the Methanomicrobium sp. W14 genome, the region GGGGGAGATCGGAAAATGGTGTCTGGATGTCATTTTCTGAAATTATCCGGTCAAGTATCTTCTTCCATTCCAGAATTTCATTTTCGGTTGTCGACTGGGGAAGAACCTTTTCATCTTTTGATATTAGCGCAATAAGGTACTCCCGGAGGTACCTGGAAAGCCCGTAACGGTAATTGAGGTCATCATCGCTGAGGCCGGCAACTGCTTCGTATATATTTTCTATGTCTTCAAGTGTTTTAATCGATTCAAGCTGAAAGCCTTCAGTCAGACTTCTGAAAAATCTGGCTTTGAACCTTTTTTCCTGCCTGATGTCGTCTCTGTCGCGTATTCTTCCTGATTTACGTTTTTTTACTGCTATGAGGGCTGTCACCATTATAATGAGATATACCAGAAATACTGCAGCAAGCAATGCGGGAAAAGGCAATGATATGTTCATAAAATCCTCCAGGTATTAATTTTTGTTGATAGACTGATATATTCTTATTTAAATTAATCCGAAATATTAATGTGCCCAAAATAATATCTCATGTTGTATTTATCCGCAGTTTTTTTTATATAGGATTTTGCGGTATTATTTTATGTTAAAAGGAGTATTTTTACATAAATGGATGAATCAGACAGAATAACCCTGGGTGTTGTAGCGCTGATATTTATACTGTCTTTTTTTGCATTCCGTGAGTTTTTAGGTGTTATTATCGTATCATGCTCATTTGCCGTGGTTCTTATGCCTTTACAAAGGTATATTTCCAGGTTTATGAAGCCCGGCTATTCTTCCGTCATAATCACGATTTTGGTTGGTTTTCTGGTGATCCTTGCTTTTTACGTGACTATTATCGTAATTTATCAGAATGCTGAGTATACCGCCGGAATGATAAATTCAATAACCGAATGGGTTAATTCGAAACTTTTTGCTGAAATGTCGGGATTTATGGGTACACCTTCTGATCTGTTTTCTGATTTTTTTTCCGACATATTCTCTTCCTTAAAGGACGATGCATTTGATATTGTTACGATGGTCCCTCTGGTAGTTGTAAAAGTAATGATATTCTTTCTGTCGATTTTTCTGTTTCTTATGTATGGTTCTGATATTTACAGGGAAATTTGGGGTATTATACCGCAGAAGTCGGTAAAGGATATGCTTATACTGAAGAACAGCGTGACCGACATGCTTTATGCGATATTTAATGTTCACGTAACCGTAGCCGTTTTTGTATTTGTATTGTCATTCCCTGTATTTTATGTCCTTGGCTACGGTCACATTTTGTTTTATGCGGTTATTTCCGGAATACTTGCTTTAATACCAATTTTCGGCCCCGTATTCCTGATAATTTTCCTTGCACTTTTTGCTGTTTCAATATCTGACTGGCGTGGTCTTTTTATCATATTTCTCGTAGCATGGCCGTTTTTGTGTGCCATACCTGACTGGTGGATGAGGCCGGTTCTTATGGGAAAGAGAGCAAGTGCAAATGCAGTTCTTATGTTTATTGCATTCTTCGGAGGTATTGCAGTTATGGGAATTCTTGGGTTTATCATGGGACCTATATTTATTGCACTTATGATTGCAGGATACAGGATAATTATTGAAAAATACGGGGAAAAAGAGAACTTTAGCAGATAACCTTAGCTTTTTAGAGTTTGACATTTTAAAAGGCGTTTTGCTTTCTTTATAAACCACAACCATTTAATAATATTCAGGATATTTTCTTTGTATAAGTGATTTGCAATTAAAACTGCAGAAAAACTTGAATTGTGAAACTTAAAATTATGGTGATTAATATGGACTGGCTTGGAACTATTGCATTATTATTGGGAGTAATTTTGATTATTCTTGGAATCGGTATGACATTTCATATAGCTATTGTAGAACTAGTCATGACGTCTTTTATGGGTGTCATTGCGATAATATTCGGGCTGATTCTAGCAGTCGGCGGTGCAATGATAGTCCGCGGTGAATAATAAATTACTTAAACATTTTATAAATCCGGCAATATCTGAATTAATTGCCTGCTGTCTGTATTACGGGGATGCAGAGATTTGAAAAATAGATCAGGGTTTTGGGAGAATTTACATTGATAAGGGTTTTGCATGTCGACGATGACCCTTCACTTGTTGAGATTGCAAAGATTTTCCTTGAAAAAGACGGGGATATTCTTGTAAAAACGGCATTTTCCGGTTCTAATGCGCTTGAAATCCTAAAGGGTGAGTCTTTCGATGCTATAGTATCTGATTATGAAATGCCCGCTCTGAACGGGATTGAATTTCTGAAAAGGCTTCGTGCTGAAAAAAATGACACACCTTTCATTATTTTCAGCGGAAGAGGTCGCGAGGACGTTTTAATTGATGCTATAAACAACGGAGCTGACTTCTACCTTCAGAAAGGTGGCAGGCCGAAATCGCAGTTTGCCGAACTTAAAAATATGATCCTGCAGTCTGTAAAAAGAAAGACTGCCGAGTCTGCTCTCCGTGACAGTGAAGAGCGTTACAGGGCTGTCGTTGAAAGCCAGACCGAGCTTATATGCAGGTTTTTGCCTGACGGGACTCTGAAATTTGCAAATGATGCATTCTGCCGTTATTACGGACTAAATCCCAGAGATTACCCCGGGAAAAAATTTGTTTCCGGTGATTTGTCCATTGGTAGTATGATTAGGGAACACCTCAAAAAACTGTCGCCAGGTTCTCCGTATGGTGATATTGAGCATGAGTTTGTCATGTCAGGCGGTGAAGTCCGCTGGCAGAACTGGACAGACAGGGCTTTTTTTGATAAGAACGGCAATATTATTGAATACCAGTCTGTCGGAAGGGATGTTACCGAAGAACGGTTCATGAAGCAGTCTCTTCAGGAGAAGGTCAATTACGTTTCGGCACTGATGGACACAATACCTGCACCCGTATTCTACAGGGATACAAAAGGTGTTTATTACGACTGCAACCGTGCCTTTGAAGACCTTGTCGGTCTTTCCAGGAAAGATATTATAGGCAAAAACATTTATGATTTCTTTGATAAAGACCTTGCTGACCTTTATTCGGGAAAAGACCGTGAAATTATCGAAAATCCGCATATCCAGCAGTATGAAAATGAGATAAATAATTCAAAGGGGGAAAGGATAGACGTTTTGTTTTCAAAGACTGCAAGATTTCGTGCCAACTGGACTGTTGATGGTATTGTAGGGGTAATTTTTGATATCAGCAACCGTAAAAAGATGGAAAACGAAATTGTCGAAGAGATAAATTTTATCCAGGCTCTAAAGGACAGCATACCGGCACCTGTTTTCTACAGGGACAGGGAAGGAATATATCATGACTGCAACCGCGCCTTTGAAGACCTTGTCGGTCTTTCCAAGAAAGATATTATAGGCAAAAACATTTATGATTTCTTCGATAAAGACCTTGCAGACGTCTATTCAAAAAAAGACCGGGAGATAATTGAGAATCCCCATGTCCAGCGCTATGAATATGCAATAAATAATTCAAACGGTGATATAATTGATGTTTTGTTCTCCAAAACCGCCCTATTTAGTGCAGACGGAACCGTTTCCGGTGTAGTCGGTGTGATTCTTGACATAAGCGACAGAAAAAAGATGGAGCGTGCTCTTAGGGAGAGTGAAGAGAAGTTCAGGACGCTAGCTGATTATACGTATGACTGGGAGTCATGGATAGGTCCTGACGGTAATATGATCTATATGTCCCCTTCCTGTTTCAGAATTACCGGATATCCTGTAAAGGATTTTTTATCGGACACTGTTCTGATGATGAAAAAAATTGTTCATCCTGATGATCTCGAAATGGTCCTCGACCATTACAGGAACATTTCCGAGGCGGACAAAAGCATAAAACATTTTGATTTCAGGATATTTACCGCCTCAGGAGAGATGAAATGGATAAGCCATTACTGCCAGCCCGTTTATCATGATGACGGCAGGTGGGCAGGGAGGCGTGAGACCAAAAGAGACATCACACTTAGAAAGGAATACGAAGACAGGCTGTCCAAACTGAATGAAAAACTGAATCTCCTTTCCAGCGTGACGAGACATGATGTTTTAAATCAGGTGACTGCACTTAACGGTTATATTGAGCTTCTGAAAGAACCTGAGAGTTATGACTCTTCTGTCACCGGCGTGCTTGAGAAAATCGAGATGATAACGTCTACGATAAAGCACCAGATCTTATTTACCAAGGATTATCAGGAGACAGGAATTCATTCTCCGTCGTGGCAGAACCTTTTTGAGGTGTTTAATATTTCAAAGAGTATGTTTGACACGGGGAGTCTTTTATTTGAGGTAAATGTCGACTCTAATCTTGAAATTTACGCCGACCCGCTGTTAGGCAAGGTCTTCTACAATTTTATTGACAATTCTGTAAGACATGGCGGACAAAACCTGTCAATTCTGCGTCTTTCTTCAGTACGGGAGGAAAAAAGCCTTAAGATAATATATGAGGACAACGGTGAGGGAATTCTTCAGGAGAATAAAAAAAGAATATTTCTTAAAGGGTTCGGGGAAAATACAGGTTATGGTCTCTTTCTGATACAGTACGTGCTTTCGATAACCGGTCTTTTAATAGAGGAATGCGGGGATTACGGAAAAGGTGTCAGATTTGAAATAACCGTTCCGGAAGGAAAATTCAAAAATTCATGTTAAATATTATATAATATCTTTATTAGTCCGTTTTGTGGGGTATTGTCATTTGAATTTTTTGCCTTTCTTGTTTTCTTATACCCGGGTGCTTTTGCATTGAATTGTCTTTTGCTTGAAACGTTTTTATTGCCTATTATTGGCAATTAATAAAGTATGAATTTTGAAGAACTCAGGCACGGGACTGAGCTTATAAAAAGAGGTTTTGCATCCATGCAGAAAGGCGGGGTAATCATGGATGTGGTAAACGCGAACCAGGCACGTATTGCCGAATCTTCGGGTGCCGTAGCTGTCATGGCTCTTGAAAGGGTGCCTGCGGACATAAGAAAGGCAGGAGGGGTTGCAAGGATGGCCGATGTCTCTATAGTCGAGGAGATAATTGATGCGGTTTCGATTCCTGTAATGGGGAAAGCGAGAATCGGTCATTTTGTTGAGGCGCAGGTCTTGGAGTCGGCAGGAGTCGATATGATAGATGAAAGCGAGGTTCTGACTCCTGCTGACGAGGAATTTCACATTGACAAGACGAAGTTTACTGTTCCGTTTGTCTGCGGCGCCAGAAACCTTGGTGAAGCCTGCAGGCGCATCAGTGAGGGTGCTGCAATGATAAGGACAAAAGGTGAAGCCGGGACAGGAAATGTTGTTGAAGCAGTGAGGCATATGAGGGCTATCTCCGGTGCAATACGGTCTCTTGAAGGTATGGATGCGCAGGAACTCATGGCGTATGCAAGAAAAATAGAAGCACCGTTTGATATCGTCTGTGAGTGTGCAAAATTAAAGCGTCTTCCTGTTGTAAACTTCTCGG harbors:
- a CDS encoding AI-2E family transporter, whose protein sequence is MDESDRITLGVVALIFILSFFAFREFLGVIIVSCSFAVVLMPLQRYISRFMKPGYSSVIITILVGFLVILAFYVTIIVIYQNAEYTAGMINSITEWVNSKLFAEMSGFMGTPSDLFSDFFSDIFSSLKDDAFDIVTMVPLVVVKVMIFFLSIFLFLMYGSDIYREIWGIIPQKSVKDMLILKNSVTDMLYAIFNVHVTVAVFVFVLSFPVFYVLGYGHILFYAVISGILALIPIFGPVFLIIFLALFAVSISDWRGLFIIFLVAWPFLCAIPDWWMRPVLMGKRASANAVLMFIAFFGGIAVMGILGFIMGPIFIALMIAGYRIIIEKYGEKENFSR
- a CDS encoding MFS transporter permease, giving the protein MDWLGTIALLLGVILIILGIGMTFHIAIVELVMTSFMGVIAIIFGLILAVGGAMIVRGE
- a CDS encoding PAS domain S-box protein — its product is MIRVLHVDDDPSLVEIAKIFLEKDGDILVKTAFSGSNALEILKGESFDAIVSDYEMPALNGIEFLKRLRAEKNDTPFIIFSGRGREDVLIDAINNGADFYLQKGGRPKSQFAELKNMILQSVKRKTAESALRDSEERYRAVVESQTELICRFLPDGTLKFANDAFCRYYGLNPRDYPGKKFVSGDLSIGSMIREHLKKLSPGSPYGDIEHEFVMSGGEVRWQNWTDRAFFDKNGNIIEYQSVGRDVTEERFMKQSLQEKVNYVSALMDTIPAPVFYRDTKGVYYDCNRAFEDLVGLSRKDIIGKNIYDFFDKDLADLYSGKDREIIENPHIQQYENEINNSKGERIDVLFSKTARFRANWTVDGIVGVIFDISNRKKMENEIVEEINFIQALKDSIPAPVFYRDREGIYHDCNRAFEDLVGLSKKDIIGKNIYDFFDKDLADVYSKKDREIIENPHVQRYEYAINNSNGDIIDVLFSKTALFSADGTVSGVVGVILDISDRKKMERALRESEEKFRTLADYTYDWESWIGPDGNMIYMSPSCFRITGYPVKDFLSDTVLMMKKIVHPDDLEMVLDHYRNISEADKSIKHFDFRIFTASGEMKWISHYCQPVYHDDGRWAGRRETKRDITLRKEYEDRLSKLNEKLNLLSSVTRHDVLNQVTALNGYIELLKEPESYDSSVTGVLEKIEMITSTIKHQILFTKDYQETGIHSPSWQNLFEVFNISKSMFDTGSLLFEVNVDSNLEIYADPLLGKVFYNFIDNSVRHGGQNLSILRLSSVREEKSLKIIYEDNGEGILQENKKRIFLKGFGENTGYGLFLIQYVLSITGLLIEECGDYGKGVRFEITVPEGKFKNSC
- the pdxS gene encoding pyridoxal 5'-phosphate synthase lyase subunit PdxS, giving the protein MNFEELRHGTELIKRGFASMQKGGVIMDVVNANQARIAESSGAVAVMALERVPADIRKAGGVARMADVSIVEEIIDAVSIPVMGKARIGHFVEAQVLESAGVDMIDESEVLTPADEEFHIDKTKFTVPFVCGARNLGEACRRISEGAAMIRTKGEAGTGNVVEAVRHMRAISGAIRSLEGMDAQELMAYARKIEAPFDIVCECAKLKRLPVVNFSAGGIATPSDAALMMQLGADGVFVGSGIFKSQNPEKMAAAIVEAVNNYNDPEVIAKASKNLGEAMPGLDVHSLKEDEVLSVRGN